Proteins from one Clostridium cellulovorans 743B genomic window:
- a CDS encoding ABC transporter substrate-binding protein yields MKIEIRKILLVFIAIFLITNTACSKPKETKEKVVKGNLVICADGDNDYINFTVQEFKNKYPTVNVTVENTSDYNIENKDIMIIKDEVAKEFIDNNDESLYTLNDEEVVDIDNIKGDKLNNLNIDGKQYGVPWYTTPVAIVYNKNYINTLNVNIDSINTYGDYLALGDKLPTLGDVKLLSLSRNNLNSLLKIFLVQGNINIEKQVKGEKTLILGDLIRGIFNKKLNRDLSSEDEAIKSFAQGKEISLIVTPMMINKIEKNYPEAFNNIVFQKLPALYNGSNRNVVLGGSDVFINKNSQNIDAAIAFMNFISSDYSNMKKLYDNFKVIPAHYYIYHSKDFSVGVDGAENKIYELCTNMAIRGFNYDFYEEYRSREELFSKAITISLDSQEELKYIIEKLEIQMWTNQK; encoded by the coding sequence ATGAAGATAGAAATAAGAAAAATCTTATTAGTATTTATTGCGATATTTTTAATTACAAATACAGCATGTTCTAAGCCAAAGGAAACTAAAGAAAAAGTAGTAAAAGGAAATTTAGTTATATGCGCTGATGGGGATAATGATTACATAAACTTTACTGTTCAAGAATTTAAGAATAAATATCCTACAGTCAATGTAACTGTAGAGAATACGTCAGATTATAATATAGAAAATAAAGATATTATGATTATAAAAGATGAAGTTGCCAAAGAGTTTATAGATAACAATGATGAGTCATTATATACACTAAATGATGAAGAAGTTGTAGACATAGATAATATTAAGGGTGATAAGCTAAACAATTTGAATATAGATGGCAAACAATACGGAGTTCCATGGTACACCACCCCTGTTGCTATTGTTTATAATAAAAACTACATAAATACCTTGAATGTTAACATAGATTCTATTAATACTTACGGGGATTATTTAGCCTTAGGGGATAAATTACCAACCTTAGGTGATGTAAAATTACTCTCTTTAAGCCGTAATAATTTAAATAGCTTATTAAAAATATTTTTAGTCCAAGGGAATATTAATATAGAAAAGCAAGTTAAAGGCGAAAAAACCTTGATCCTTGGAGATTTGATAAGAGGAATCTTTAATAAGAAGCTTAATAGAGACCTGAGTAGCGAGGATGAAGCAATTAAAAGTTTTGCTCAAGGAAAAGAAATATCGCTTATTGTGACTCCAATGATGATTAATAAAATTGAAAAAAACTATCCAGAGGCGTTTAATAATATAGTGTTTCAAAAGCTTCCTGCTCTTTATAATGGTAGCAATCGAAATGTAGTATTAGGTGGTAGCGACGTTTTTATTAATAAAAATTCACAGAACATTGATGCAGCTATAGCTTTTATGAATTTCATATCTTCTGATTATAGTAATATGAAAAAATTATATGATAATTTTAAGGTGATTCCAGCTCATTACTATATTTATCATTCTAAAGACTTTTCAGTAGGAGTTGATGGTGCAGAAAATAAGATCTATGAGTTATGTACTAATATGGCTATAAGAGGCTTTAATTATGACTTTTATGAAGAATACAGAAGTAGGGAAGAATTATTTTCAAAGGCAATAACAATAAGCCTTGATTCTCAAGAAGAACTGAAATATATAATCGAGAAGCTTGAGATTCAAATGTGGACAAATCAAAAATAA
- a CDS encoding PhoH family protein yields MKKNYVIDTNVMIHDPNFYNNFEDNNIIIPIICLEELDNMKKESSIRGYNARTVLKNINKLKEACDGNLSTGIPLPSGGSLRIEINRLHNYKLPDSMYLEKNDNKIIAVTKSLSIDNPNMKTILVTKDIAVSIKANSLGIEVQDYKNDHVEVETLYKGVLTLFVPSDFIARIYNDEIIELDELKDFLRDENGDYLLIHPNQFVILKAIEDEKTSAITKCELDDISGKKFLKHKNVDNLKYKGFLIKPRNLEQKLTLNLLMDDDIPFVTISGRAGCGKTILAMCVALEKLEKGVYDKIVLVRPTSSAGEDIGYLPGTEDEKLKPWMGPFYDAIENILRLKGDERTAKEFIDGLKKSGLLEIKTFTYMRGRTISNAIVLYDEAQETTPHIAKLMLTRIGVNAKIIMTGDPSDNQIDNTHVNSKTNGLVYVIERCKESNLTAHVELQKVERSALAELMNRVL; encoded by the coding sequence ATGAAGAAAAATTATGTAATAGATACAAATGTAATGATTCATGATCCTAATTTTTATAATAACTTCGAAGACAATAACATTATAATACCAATAATTTGCCTTGAAGAGCTGGATAATATGAAGAAAGAAAGTTCTATTAGAGGTTATAATGCCAGGACAGTTCTTAAAAATATAAATAAGCTCAAAGAAGCTTGTGACGGGAACCTTAGTACTGGTATTCCACTCCCCTCTGGTGGTTCATTAAGAATTGAGATTAATAGACTTCATAACTACAAATTACCTGACAGCATGTATTTAGAAAAAAATGATAATAAAATCATTGCAGTAACCAAATCACTCTCCATAGACAATCCTAATATGAAAACAATTTTAGTTACCAAGGATATTGCTGTATCTATCAAGGCAAATAGTCTAGGAATCGAAGTACAAGATTATAAAAATGACCATGTAGAAGTAGAAACCTTATACAAAGGAGTATTAACTTTATTTGTGCCTAGCGATTTTATTGCTAGAATCTACAATGACGAAATAATAGAATTAGATGAACTTAAAGATTTTTTAAGGGATGAGAATGGTGATTACCTTCTAATACATCCTAATCAATTTGTTATATTAAAAGCTATAGAAGACGAAAAAACTAGCGCTATTACAAAATGTGAATTAGATGATATTTCTGGAAAGAAATTTTTAAAGCATAAAAACGTTGATAATCTTAAATATAAAGGGTTCCTTATAAAGCCTAGAAATCTAGAGCAAAAGCTCACGTTGAATTTGCTTATGGATGATGATATTCCTTTTGTAACAATCTCCGGAAGAGCAGGTTGTGGTAAAACTATTCTTGCCATGTGTGTGGCTCTTGAAAAACTTGAAAAAGGTGTTTACGATAAAATTGTATTAGTTAGACCAACCTCATCAGCTGGCGAAGATATTGGTTATTTACCTGGTACTGAAGATGAAAAACTTAAACCATGGATGGGTCCCTTCTATGATGCTATTGAAAATATACTAAGACTAAAGGGTGATGAAAGAACTGCTAAAGAATTTATCGATGGTCTTAAAAAGTCAGGACTTCTTGAAATCAAAACTTTTACTTATATGAGAGGACGAACCATTTCCAATGCTATAGTTTTATACGATGAAGCGCAGGAAACTACTCCACATATAGCAAAACTTATGTTAACAAGAATCGGTGTTAATGCAAAGATAATAATGACTGGTGATCCATCTGACAATCAAATCGATAATACCCATGTAAATAGCAAAACCAATGGTTTAGTTTATGTTATTGAAAGATGCAAGGAATCAAATCTAACAGCTCACGTGGAACTACAAAAAGTTGAAAGAAGTGCTTTAGCCGAGCTTATGAATAGAGTTTTATAA
- a CDS encoding glycosyltransferase family 4 protein has translation MKISIDGRGINWYHGTGIGTYTDNLIQGLLSIDKTNEYLLYWAGENYDNFRKPNCSVVMASNRHHKFFEDVYFPQNNKSNNIDLHHIPQNGIGLNSLMSSKKIVTIHDLIPYIMPETVGRGYLIKFLQEMPKIIKEAASIITVSNWSKNEILRFFPNAENKIFVTHLAAKTIFKPLNKVFCKDVLKSKFNIENDFILYIGGFSPRKNVTALLRAFSKIHNSLPSEYKLVITGSIKGEGSTLPEICEKLKIRNKVIFAGFVDESKLPIFYNAASLFVYPSLYEGFGLPPLEALNCGTPVIASNVTSIPEVLGDAAILINPLDEETLATEITAVLSNPEKALALSTAGLDKAKEYTWTQTAENTLSVYKSTYEHL, from the coding sequence ATGAAGATATCTATCGATGGTAGAGGAATTAATTGGTATCACGGTACAGGGATAGGAACATATACAGACAACCTCATTCAAGGACTGCTTTCAATAGATAAAACTAATGAGTACCTACTTTACTGGGCTGGTGAAAACTACGACAATTTTAGAAAACCAAATTGTTCTGTAGTTATGGCATCAAATAGACATCATAAATTTTTTGAAGACGTATACTTCCCTCAGAATAATAAGTCTAATAACATAGATTTACATCATATACCGCAAAATGGAATTGGCTTAAACTCTTTAATGAGCTCTAAAAAGATTGTCACTATACACGATCTTATTCCTTACATTATGCCTGAAACTGTAGGACGTGGATATCTAATAAAGTTTCTTCAGGAGATGCCTAAGATAATTAAAGAAGCCGCTTCAATCATAACTGTATCAAATTGGTCGAAAAATGAAATATTAAGATTTTTCCCTAATGCAGAAAATAAAATATTTGTAACCCATCTTGCAGCAAAGACTATTTTCAAACCTTTAAATAAAGTTTTCTGCAAAGATGTTCTAAAAAGTAAATTTAATATAGAAAATGACTTTATTCTTTATATAGGCGGTTTTAGTCCAAGGAAAAATGTTACTGCTTTATTAAGGGCTTTTTCAAAAATCCATAATTCATTACCTTCTGAATATAAACTTGTGATAACAGGTTCAATCAAAGGTGAAGGATCTACCCTTCCTGAAATCTGTGAAAAATTAAAGATTAGAAATAAAGTTATATTCGCTGGTTTTGTAGATGAGTCAAAACTTCCAATTTTCTATAATGCAGCTTCCTTATTTGTTTATCCTTCGCTCTATGAAGGCTTTGGTCTTCCACCACTAGAAGCCTTAAACTGCGGTACTCCAGTAATCGCTTCAAATGTTACATCAATTCCAGAGGTTCTTGGTGATGCAGCGATTCTTATAAATCCTCTAGATGAAGAAACTTTAGCTACTGAAATTACTGCTGTTTTAAGTAATCCTGAGAAAGCTTTAGCTCTATCTACAGCTGGATTAGATAAAGCTAAAGAATACACATGGACTCAAACTGCTGAAAATACCTTATCAGTTTATAAAAGCACTTATGAGCATCTGTAA